From Anaerotignum faecicola:
GGGATATTTTCCAGAAGCCCCTCCACATCGCTGTCATTCGTCACATTGCAGCGTCCCTTGCCCGTAATCAGGATTTTCTTCCCGATGCGGTTATTTTTTTCGTAGAGATGCACCTCATGTCCCCGTTCTGCCGCGCGTCCTGCCGCCATCAGTCCTGCCGCACCGCCGCCGACCACGATAATTTTCTTCTTCATTTTTCTTCACCCTTTTCAAACAGCTCTGCCATTTCCAGATGCGCCTTATCGTTTAAGGTCATGAGCAGCTTTCTGCCGTCCTCCATCACATCCACCATCGTCACAGAGGTATTTGTCATCCATGTCTTACGGTAAAATTCATCCCCCATGCCAAGCAGACCGACCAGCATCACGCGCAGCAGTCCGCCATGCGAAACAATCGCGACATTCTGCCCCTTATGGCGCTCTGCCAGTGCTTCAAAGCCTTCCAATGCACGATCCATCGCATTCTGAAAGGAGCCTTCTCCGGGCACAGGATGGTCAAAGGGATTTTCAAAAAAATCTATATATACCTTGCCATATTTTTCCTTCAGCTCCGCGATGGTATGTCCTTCCCATTCACCGAAGTTGATTTCTCTGAAATGTGCATCCTGAATGGGGGTCAGCCCATGCGCCGCCGCCAACGGTGCCGCAGTTGCCACCGCCCTGTCCAGAGGGGATACATAGACCACATCCAGCGGCAGGAATTTGAAGCGTTCCCCCAAAAGGCGCGCCTGCTCCCTGCCTGCATCATTCAGCTGTATATTCGTGCAGCCCTGATAACGACCGCCCTTGTTCCAATCCGTTTCCCCATGACGAATGAGGTAAAATCTTGTTTTGTTCTGTTCCACGAGGCTTTTCCTCCTTATTCTCAATAGTTTCCTAAGTATATATTATACGGCAAGCACTACCGCCTTTCAAGTAAAAAAGACCGCCTTGGAAAACTCCCAAAGCAGTCCCTTCTTTTTATAATCTCTTTAAATATCTGATTTCCTTCTCTGTCAGATGGCGATATTTCCCCTTCGGCAAATCCCCCAGCGTAAGCTCTCCCGTTGCTACCCTTTGCAGCTGTGCCACAGGATGCTTGATGGATTCGCACATTTTACGCACCTGTCGGTTTCTGCCCTCATGAATCACGATTTCCGCCGTGCAGAAGCGTCCGTCCTTCTCTCTTTCGAGAATCTGAATCTTTG
This genomic window contains:
- a CDS encoding histidine phosphatase family protein — protein: MEQNKTRFYLIRHGETDWNKGGRYQGCTNIQLNDAGREQARLLGERFKFLPLDVVYVSPLDRAVATAAPLAAAHGLTPIQDAHFREINFGEWEGHTIAELKEKYGKVYIDFFENPFDHPVPGEGSFQNAMDRALEGFEALAERHKGQNVAIVSHGGLLRVMLVGLLGMGDEFYRKTWMTNTSVTMVDVMEDGRKLLMTLNDKAHLEMAELFEKGEEK